The Prunus persica cultivar Lovell chromosome G8, Prunus_persica_NCBIv2, whole genome shotgun sequence genome includes a region encoding these proteins:
- the LOC18766506 gene encoding ABC transporter I family member 21 isoform X1, whose amino-acid sequence MAGRVSETSNPRAEGEGETSSGIRVHGMQFSYDAQPPLFCDFNLNIAPGSRCLLVGANGSGKTTLLKILAGKQMVGGRDVVRVLNCSAFHDTHLVCSGDLAYLGGSWSKSVGSAGELPLQGDFSAEHMIFGVEGTDPVRRDKLIELLDINLQWRMHKVSDGQRRRVQICMGLLHPFKVLLLDEVTVDLDVVARLDLLDFFKEECEQRRATIVYATHIFDGLETWATHLAYIQDGELKRAEKLSEVNELKSSANLLSVVESWLRAETKHEKKRSTNPPAQTQKTSAFATSPFMSSRHMAYYR is encoded by the exons ATGGCGGGCAGGGTCAGTGAAACCTCCAATCCGAGAGcggaaggagaaggagagacGTCGAGCGGTATTAGAGTCCATGGCATGCAATTCTCGTACGATGCACAACCCCCGCTTTTCTGCGATTTCAACCTTAACATAGCCCCCGGGTCGCGATGCCTTCTCGTCGGCGCCAACGGATCTG GCAAGACCACTTTGCTGAAGATTTTAGCAGGGAAGCAGATGGTGGGAGGGAGAGATGTGGTGCGGGTTTTAAATTGTTCGGCTTTTCATGACACTCATTTGGTTTGCAGCGGCGATTTAGCTTACTTGGGAGGCTCGTGGAGTAAATCTGTTGGCTCTGCT GGAGAACTTCCATTGCAGGGAGATTTCTCAGCTGAACATATGATATTTGGAG TTGAAGGGACTGATCCAGTTAGGAGAGACAAGTTGATTGAGCTGCTTGATATAAACCTCCAGTGGCGAATGCATAAAGTATCTGATGGGCAACGACGTCGAGTCCAAATCTGCATGGGGCTTCTTCATCCTTTCAAG GTTCTCTTGCTTGATGAGGTAACGGTCGACTTGGATGTTGTTGCGAGACTGGACTTATTAGATTTCTTCAAGGAAGAATGTGAACAG AGAAGAGCGACAATTGTTTATGCAACCCATATTTTTGATGGGTTGGAGACATGGGCAACCCATCTGGCTTACATCCAAGATGGTGAGCTAAAGAGGGCTGAGAAGTTATCGGAGGTCAATGAGTTGAAGAGTTCGGCCAATCTGCTCTCTGTTGTTGAGTCCTGGCTTCGTgctgaaaccaagcatgagaAAAAGAGATCCACAAATCCTCCTGCCCAAACTCAAAAGACCTCTGCTTTTGCTACATCTCCATTTATGTCTTCAAGACACATGGCATATTACCGCTGA
- the LOC109950686 gene encoding uncharacterized protein LOC109950686 isoform X2, whose translation MSKERLRVVLEIIETVMKKSDALSGATDTLPPLMSNLKIEKKTDDPSGRQQEEEEEEEEEQDSSEYAESLLDFLHEPTVDFVNKACDTEEERHRAMKSICRLVASLESEAARDLEEFEASIPENPQEWTQEGSLLFILLDTHNTRSSRSCSGDISFCWSSLRMLF comes from the exons ATGAGTAAAGAGAGGCTGCGAGTCGTTTTAGAGATAATTGAGACTGTGATGAAAAAAAGCGATGCTCTGTCTGGCGCAACTGATACT TTACCTCCCCTTATGTCAAATCTCAAGatagagaagaaaacagaCGACCCTTCTGGACGGCagcaggaggaggaggaggaggaggaggaagagcaGGATTCGAGCGA GTACGCCGAGTCTCTTCTTGATTTTCTCCATGAACCTACTGTAGATTTTGTGAACAAAGCATGCGACACGGAGGAGGAGCGTCATAGGGCTATGAAGTCCATCTGCAGATTGGTTGCAAGTCTTGAATCG GAAGCTGCTCGTGATCTTGAGGAATTCGAGGCATCCATCCCTGAGAATCCTCAAGAATGGACACAAGAG GGCTCCTTATTATTCATATTATTAgacacacacaacacaaggTCGTCTAGGTCTTGCTCTGGAGATATCAGCTTCTGTTGGTCATCTTTAAGAATGTTATTCTAA
- the LOC18767903 gene encoding serine/threonine-protein kinase 38-like isoform X2, producing the protein MDSARSWLQKLQPRDKLRSSTRKKEPCSGGEEDSNTDEEALSNVTKQKAAAAKQYIENHYKEQMKNLQERKERRNMLEKKLADADVSEEDQNNLLKFLEKKETEYMRLQRHKMGVDDFELLTMIGKGAFGEVRVCREKTTGSVYAMKKLKKSEMLRRGQVEHVKAERNLLAEVDSNCIVKLYCSFQDDEFLYLIMEYLPGGDMMTLLMRKDILTEDEARFYVAETVLAIESIHKHNYIHRDIKPDNLLLDRYGHLRLSDFGLCKPLDCSTIREDFSIAPNVNGGPQNDERPAAPKRTQQEQLQHWQKNRRMLAYSTVGTPDYIAPEVLLKKGYGMECDWWSLGAIMYEMLVGYPPFYSDDPMSTCRKIVNWRTHLKFPEEAKLSPEAKDLISKLLCNVNQRLGTNGADEIKVHPWFDGTEWDKLYQMDAAFIPEVNDDLDTQNFEKFEESDSQTQSSSKTGPWRKMLSSKDINFVGYTYKNFEIVNDYQVPGMASLKKKSTKPKRPSVKTLFDEESETSETSEISDSGSSHPVQGSFLNLLPPQLEVSQHRDDSL; encoded by the exons ATGGATTCGGCACGAAGTTGGCTTCAGAAGCTTCAACCGCGCGATAAGCTGAGGAGCTCGACTAGGAAGAAGGAGCCTTGCAGTGGAGGCGAGGAGGATTCGAATACGGATGAAGAAGCGCTTTCCAATGTCACCAAGCAGAAGGCTGCTGCGGCCAAGCAGTATATTGAGAACCATTACAAGGAGCAGATGAAGAACCTCCAGGAGAGGAAGGAAAG GCGAAATATGTTAGAAAAAAAGTTGGCTGATGCTGATGTCTCTGAGGAAGATCAAAACAACCTTCTTAAGTTcttggagaagaaagaaactgaATACATGCGCCTTCAGAGGCATAAAATGGGTGTTGATGATTTTGAGTTGTTGACTATGATTGGCAAGGGTGCATTTGGTGAG GTTCGTGTCTGCAGGGAAAAGACAACAGGTTCTGTTTATGCCATGAAAAAGCTCAAGAAATCAGAGATGCTTCGTAGAGGCCAG GTTGAGCATGTCAAAGCTGAAAGGAATTTGCTTGCTGAGGTGGACAGCAATTGCATTGTGAAGCTGTACTGTTCTTTTCAAGATGATGAGTTTCTTTATCTTATAATGGAATACTTACCTGGAGGAGATATGATGACTTTGCTTATGAGAAAGGATATTTTGACTGAAGATGAAGCTAGATTTTATGTTGCCGAAACAGTTTTGGCTATTGAGTCTATCCATAAACACAATTACATTCACAG GGATATCAAGCCTGACAATTTACTACTTGATAGATATGGACACTTAAGACTGTCAGATTTTGGGTTGTGTAAACCTTTAGACTGCAGTACAATCCGGGAAGACTTTTCAATAGCACCCAATGTTAATGGTGGTCCACAGAATGATGAACGCCCTGCAGCTCCAAAACGAACACAACAAGAGCAACTGCAACATTGGCAGAAGAATAGGAGAATGCTT GCTTATTCCACTGTTGGTACACCTGACTATATTGCTCCAGAagttcttttgaaaaaaggtTATGGGATGGAATGCGATTG GTGGTCACTTGGTGCCATTATGTATGAAATGCTTGTGGGTTACCCACCCTTCTATTCTGATGATCCGATGTCAACATGCAGGAAG ATTGTAAACTGGAGAACTCATTTGAAGTTTCCAGAAGAAGCAAAGCTATCTCCAGAGGCAAAAGATCTTATCAGTAAACTCTTGTGTAATGTCAACCAAAGGTTGGGAACGAACGGGGCAGATGAAATAAAG GTTCATCCTTGGTTCGATGGTACTGAATGGGATAAGCTTTATCAAATGGATGCTGCATTTATTCCTGAGGTCAATGATGATTTGGAtactcaaaattttgaaaagttcGAAGAG TCTGACTCCCAAACTCAGAGTTCATCCAAAACTGGTCCCTGGAGAAAG ATGCTCTCCTCTAAGGACATTAATTTTGTGGGCTACACATATAAAAACTTCGAAATCGTTAACGATTATCAAGTGCCTGGGATGG CCTcgttgaagaagaaaagcacCAAACCAAAGAGACCGTCTGTAAAAACACTATTTG ATGAAGAGTCAGAGACATCGGAGACATCAGAGATATCTGACAGCGGAAGCAGTCATCCTGTGCAAGGGAGCTTTTTGAACCTCTTGCCTCCCCAGTTAGAAGTATCTCAACACCGGGACGACTCTCTCTGA
- the LOC18767903 gene encoding serine/threonine-protein kinase 38-like isoform X1, whose translation MPKHFKLQRKWRTIFRVSRITFSFLFLPVANFTRWLAIEEIHCGFGHGVVLSGHIGLCIVRREMDSARSWLQKLQPRDKLRSSTRKKEPCSGGEEDSNTDEEALSNVTKQKAAAAKQYIENHYKEQMKNLQERKERRNMLEKKLADADVSEEDQNNLLKFLEKKETEYMRLQRHKMGVDDFELLTMIGKGAFGEVRVCREKTTGSVYAMKKLKKSEMLRRGQVEHVKAERNLLAEVDSNCIVKLYCSFQDDEFLYLIMEYLPGGDMMTLLMRKDILTEDEARFYVAETVLAIESIHKHNYIHRDIKPDNLLLDRYGHLRLSDFGLCKPLDCSTIREDFSIAPNVNGGPQNDERPAAPKRTQQEQLQHWQKNRRMLAYSTVGTPDYIAPEVLLKKGYGMECDWWSLGAIMYEMLVGYPPFYSDDPMSTCRKIVNWRTHLKFPEEAKLSPEAKDLISKLLCNVNQRLGTNGADEIKVHPWFDGTEWDKLYQMDAAFIPEVNDDLDTQNFEKFEESDSQTQSSSKTGPWRKMLSSKDINFVGYTYKNFEIVNDYQVPGMASLKKKSTKPKRPSVKTLFDEESETSETSEISDSGSSHPVQGSFLNLLPPQLEVSQHRDDSL comes from the exons ATGCCCAAGCATTTCAAGCTCCAGCGAAAATGGCGGACTATCTTTAGGGTTTCGCGGATCacattctcttttctttttctgcctGTCGCTAATTTTACGCG ATGGCTTGCGATTGAAGAAATACATTGCGGCTTTGGGCATGGTGTGGTGCTATCTGGTCACATTGGGCTCTGCATTGTGAGGAGGGAGATGGATTCGGCACGAAGTTGGCTTCAGAAGCTTCAACCGCGCGATAAGCTGAGGAGCTCGACTAGGAAGAAGGAGCCTTGCAGTGGAGGCGAGGAGGATTCGAATACGGATGAAGAAGCGCTTTCCAATGTCACCAAGCAGAAGGCTGCTGCGGCCAAGCAGTATATTGAGAACCATTACAAGGAGCAGATGAAGAACCTCCAGGAGAGGAAGGAAAG GCGAAATATGTTAGAAAAAAAGTTGGCTGATGCTGATGTCTCTGAGGAAGATCAAAACAACCTTCTTAAGTTcttggagaagaaagaaactgaATACATGCGCCTTCAGAGGCATAAAATGGGTGTTGATGATTTTGAGTTGTTGACTATGATTGGCAAGGGTGCATTTGGTGAG GTTCGTGTCTGCAGGGAAAAGACAACAGGTTCTGTTTATGCCATGAAAAAGCTCAAGAAATCAGAGATGCTTCGTAGAGGCCAG GTTGAGCATGTCAAAGCTGAAAGGAATTTGCTTGCTGAGGTGGACAGCAATTGCATTGTGAAGCTGTACTGTTCTTTTCAAGATGATGAGTTTCTTTATCTTATAATGGAATACTTACCTGGAGGAGATATGATGACTTTGCTTATGAGAAAGGATATTTTGACTGAAGATGAAGCTAGATTTTATGTTGCCGAAACAGTTTTGGCTATTGAGTCTATCCATAAACACAATTACATTCACAG GGATATCAAGCCTGACAATTTACTACTTGATAGATATGGACACTTAAGACTGTCAGATTTTGGGTTGTGTAAACCTTTAGACTGCAGTACAATCCGGGAAGACTTTTCAATAGCACCCAATGTTAATGGTGGTCCACAGAATGATGAACGCCCTGCAGCTCCAAAACGAACACAACAAGAGCAACTGCAACATTGGCAGAAGAATAGGAGAATGCTT GCTTATTCCACTGTTGGTACACCTGACTATATTGCTCCAGAagttcttttgaaaaaaggtTATGGGATGGAATGCGATTG GTGGTCACTTGGTGCCATTATGTATGAAATGCTTGTGGGTTACCCACCCTTCTATTCTGATGATCCGATGTCAACATGCAGGAAG ATTGTAAACTGGAGAACTCATTTGAAGTTTCCAGAAGAAGCAAAGCTATCTCCAGAGGCAAAAGATCTTATCAGTAAACTCTTGTGTAATGTCAACCAAAGGTTGGGAACGAACGGGGCAGATGAAATAAAG GTTCATCCTTGGTTCGATGGTACTGAATGGGATAAGCTTTATCAAATGGATGCTGCATTTATTCCTGAGGTCAATGATGATTTGGAtactcaaaattttgaaaagttcGAAGAG TCTGACTCCCAAACTCAGAGTTCATCCAAAACTGGTCCCTGGAGAAAG ATGCTCTCCTCTAAGGACATTAATTTTGTGGGCTACACATATAAAAACTTCGAAATCGTTAACGATTATCAAGTGCCTGGGATGG CCTcgttgaagaagaaaagcacCAAACCAAAGAGACCGTCTGTAAAAACACTATTTG ATGAAGAGTCAGAGACATCGGAGACATCAGAGATATCTGACAGCGGAAGCAGTCATCCTGTGCAAGGGAGCTTTTTGAACCTCTTGCCTCCCCAGTTAGAAGTATCTCAACACCGGGACGACTCTCTCTGA
- the LOC109950686 gene encoding uncharacterized protein LOC109950686 isoform X1 translates to MSKERLRVVLEIIETVMKKSDALSGATDTLPPLMSNLKIEKKTDDPSGRQQEEEEEEEEEQDSSEYAESLLDFLHEPTVDFVNKACDTEEERHRAMKSICRLVASLESEAARDLEEFEASIPENPQEWTQEMWEYMYEKEKEEVRNFEEQQLALEKKKRIQKRLDKTYRRRRKIAKKTSKRERECSSGLA, encoded by the exons ATGAGTAAAGAGAGGCTGCGAGTCGTTTTAGAGATAATTGAGACTGTGATGAAAAAAAGCGATGCTCTGTCTGGCGCAACTGATACT TTACCTCCCCTTATGTCAAATCTCAAGatagagaagaaaacagaCGACCCTTCTGGACGGCagcaggaggaggaggaggaggaggaggaagagcaGGATTCGAGCGA GTACGCCGAGTCTCTTCTTGATTTTCTCCATGAACCTACTGTAGATTTTGTGAACAAAGCATGCGACACGGAGGAGGAGCGTCATAGGGCTATGAAGTCCATCTGCAGATTGGTTGCAAGTCTTGAATCG GAAGCTGCTCGTGATCTTGAGGAATTCGAGGCATCCATCCCTGAGAATCCTCAAGAATGGACACAAGAG ATGTGGGAGTATATgtatgaaaaggaaaaggaggaGGTGAGGAATTTCGAAGAGCAGCAG TTGgctttggagaagaagaagcggATACAAAAGCGATTGGATAAAACATATCGAAGAAGACGGAAAATTGCGAAGAAGACaagtaaaagagagagagagtgctcAAGTGGCTTGGCTTGA
- the LOC18768508 gene encoding protein CHROMATIN REMODELING 8, producing the protein MEEDEDRILLDSLGVTSANPEDIERDILSGAQNNGNASEVGGSTEEEPLERSESIDPLAASQAKLYNKLRAVEFEIDAVASTVEPEQAGNEGAACDGDDDGVEPGDKEDLDQASATGLNLQHALATDRLRSLKETKAKLEKELSDLDKQRPSKGKQRDKVLSDIVKEKPAPKRKLKQVKKSGKNLEKRLKTVSFDEDDDFDAVLDAASAGFVETERDELVRKGILTPFHKLNGFERRLQELGPSQRRNIPAEQHRSNDFASASVARAVQSISEAAQARPSTKLLDPEALPKLNPPTYPFKRLKKPLKIPQSLENDTHKNKSSRLRRKRPLPDKRWRKLSNLEEKHVHENEDTASCEEENQEDVGDVDDNEYTYVTLEGGLKIPEHIFNQLFDYQKVGVQWLWELHCQKAGGIIGDEMGLGKTIQVLSFLGALHFSGMYKPSIVVCPVTLLRQWKREAQKWYPSFHVELLHDSAQDPVGRKKRSKSNESDSDSEGSLDSDYEKPALSKSTKKWDSLINRVLRSESGLLITTYEQLRIVGESLLDIDWGYAVLDEGHRIRNPNAEITLVCKQLQTVHRIIMTGAPIQNKLTELWSLFDFVFPGKLGVLPIFEAEFSVPISVGGYANASPLQVSTAYRCAVVLRDLIMPYLLRRMKADVNAQLPKKTEHVIFCSLTAEQRSAYRAFLASSDVEQIMDGNRNSLYGIDVMRKICNHPDLLEREHSGQNPDYGNLKRSGKLKVVSQVLKVWKDQGHRVLLFTQTQQMLDIIESFLVSGGYGYRRMDGLTPIRQRMALIDEFNNSSDVFVFILTTKVGGLGTNLTGANRVIIFDPDWNPSTDMQARERAWRIGQKRDVTVYRLITRGTIEEKVYHRQIYKHFLTNKILKNPQQKRFFKARDMKDLFTLNDEGESGATETANLFGQLSEAANVVGTQNDKHNKQESQKVSVPLANGAGADKGKNSEVGPSRRNGKEKADQSNDEVDEETNILRCLFDAQGIHSAMNHDMIMNAHDEEKMKLDEQASRVAQRAAEALRQSRMLRSRDSVSVPTWTGKSGMAGAPSSVRGKFGSTVNSQLINNTKRSDEVSNNGTNGVAGASAGKALSSAELLARIRGKEEKAVEAGIEHQFGLASGSNRAKSLDVGPSRSSHNLGGVQPEVLIRQICTFIQQSGGSTSSSSIVQHFKDRIPSNDLPLFKNLLKEIAKLEKTPNGSVWVLKPEFHQQ; encoded by the exons ATGGAGGAAGACGAAGACAGGATTTTGTTGGACAGTTTGGGCGTAACGTCGGCAAACCCTGAAGATATCGAGAGAGACATTTTATCAGGG GCGCAGAACAATGGCAATGCCAGTGAAGTTGGAGGGAGTACTGAGGAGGAGCCTCTTGAGAGATCAGAAAGTATTGATCCATTGGCGGCCAGCCAGGCCAAACTCTATAACAAATTGAGGGCAGTTGAGTTTGAAATTGATGCCGTTGCCTCCACTGTTGAACCTGAACAAGCGGGGAATGAAGGCGCTGCttgtgatggtgatgatgatggcgTGGAACCCGGGGATAAGGAGGACCTTGATCAGGCTTCTGCTACTGGGTTGAACCTTCAGCATGCCTTAGCTACTGATCGACTGAGAAGTCTAAAGGAAACAAAGGCTAAACTTGAGAAAGAGCTTTCAGATTTGGACAAGCAAAGACCTTCCAAGGGTAAACAGCGTGACAAAGTCTTATCAGATATTGTCAAGGAAAAGCCTGCACCCAAGAGGAAGTTGAAACAAGTTAagaaatctggaaaaaatCTAGAAAAGAGGCTTAAAACAGTCTCATTTGACGAGGATGATGACTTCGATGCTGTGTTGGATGCAGCATCTGCAGGCTTTGTTGAAACA GAAAGGGATGAATTAGTTCGAAAAGGAATTTTAACTCCCTTCCATAAGCTCAATGGCTTTGAACGCCGCCTTCAAGAACTAGGGCCATCTCAGAGGCGTAACATTCCTGCAGAACAACACAGGAGTAATGATTTTGCTTCAGCCAGTGTTGCTAGAGCAGTGCAGTCAATTTCAGAGGCTGCTCAAGCTCGCCCATCCACCAAGCTACTTGATCCAGAAGCTCTACCAAAGCTTAATCCACCCACTTATCCTTTTAAGAGGCTAAAAAAACCTCTTAAGATTCCTCAATCCCTAGAAAATGATACGCACAAGAATAAAAGTTCAAGATTAAGAAGGAAGCGCCCTTTGCCTGATAAAAGATGGAGAAAGCTCAGTAATCTCGAGGAAAAGCATGTGCATGAAAATG AAGACACTGCCAGTTGCGAAGAAGAAAACCAAGAGGATGTTGGAGATGTAGATGATAATGAGTATACTTATGTTACCTTGGAAGGGGGGCTGAAAATCCCAGAGCACATTTTTAACCAACTTTTTGACTATCAAAAGGTAGGTGTCCAGTGGCTATGGGAACTGCATTGCCAAAAAGCAGGCGGAATTATTGGAGATGAGATGGGTCTTGGTAAAACCATCCAGGTCTTGTCCTTCCTTGGTGCATTGCATTTCAGTGGCATGTATAAACCAAGCATAGTTGTCTGCCCAGTTACACTTTTGCGCCAATGGAAAAGGGAGGCTCAAAAATGGTACCCAAGCTTTCATGTGGAGTTGCTCCACGATTCTGCTCAGGATCCTGTCGGTAGGAAAAAACGATCCAAATCTAATGAAAGTGATTCTGATAGTGAAGGTTCACTGGACAGTGATTATGAGAAACCGGCATTATCCAAAAGCACTAAGAAATGGGATTCCTTGATTAACCGTGTTTTGAGGTCAGAATCTGGGTTGCTAATTACAACTTATGAGCAACTCCGTATTGTAGGGGAAAGTTTGCTTGACATTGATTGGGGTTATGCAGTTTTGGATGAAGGACACCGAATTCGGAACCCAAATGCAGAAATTACTCTAGTTTGTAAACAGTTACAAACAGTACATCGTATAATAATGACGGGTGCACCAATTCAGAACAAGCTGACTGAACTGTGGTCcttgtttgattttgttttccctGGAAAGTTGGGGGTCCTGCCCATATTTGAGGCTGAGTTTTCAGTTCCCATATCTGTTGGTGGTTATGCGAATGCCTCGCCATTACAAGTATCCACAGCATACAG GTGTGCTGTGGTTTTGCGAGATTTGATCATGCCGTATCTCCTCCGGCGCATGAAGGCAGATGTGAATGCCCAGCTTCCTAAGAAGACTGAACATGTCATATTTTGCAGCCTCACTGCTGAGCAACGTTCTGCATATAGAGCATTTCTGGCTAGTTCTGATGTGGAACAGATTATGGATGGTAATAGGAATTCGCTTTATGGAATTGATGTCATGCGTAAGATTTGCAACCACCCTGATCTGCTTGAGAGGGAACACTCTGGCCAGAATCCAGATTATGGTAATCTCAAACGCAGTGGAAAATTGAAAGTTGTTTCGCAAGTCCTTAAAGTTTGGAAGGATCAAGGTCATCGTGTTCTTCTTTTTACGCAAACTCAACAAATGCTTGACATTATTGAAAGTTTTCTGGTTTCTGGTGGTTATGGCTACCGGAGGATGGATGGTCTTACTCCCATCAGACAGAGAATGGCCTTAATAGATGAATTTAACAACTCAAGTGATGTGTTTGTTTTCATTCTGACAACTAAGGTTGGTGGTTTAGGGACAAATCTGACAGGAGCAAATAGGGTGATCATCTTTGATCCTGACTGGAACCCTTCCACTGACATGCAG GCAAGAGAGCGTGCTTGGCGTATTGGTCAGAAGCGGGATGTAACTGTATATAGATTGATCACCCGTGGAACCATAGAGGAGAAGGTGTATCATAGACAGATTTACAAGCATTTTCTCACCAATAAGATATTAAAAAACCCACAGCAGAAAAGGTTCTTTAAAGCTCGAGATATGAAGGATCTCTTCACTCTGAATGATGAGGGTGAGAGTGGGGCGACTGAAACAGCTAATCTGTTCGGTCAGTTATCTGAAGCTGCCAATGTTGTTGGTACACAGAATGACAAGCAcaataagcaagaatctcagAAAGTCTCTGTACCGCTTGCCAATGGTGCTGGGGCTGACAAGGGGAAGAACTCAGAGGTTGGACCGTCCAGGAGgaatgggaaagaaaaagctgACCAGAGCAATGATGAAGTAGATGAAGAAACAAATATTCTGAGGTGCCTATTTGACGCCCAAGGGATACAT AGTGCTATGAATCATGATATGATCATGAATGCGCATgatgaagagaagatgaaGCTTGATGAACAAGCTTCCCGAGTTGCACAAAGAGCAGCAGAAGCACTGCGCCAGTCACGGATGCTTCGAAGCCGTGATAGTGTGTCTGTCCCCACATGGACTGGGAAATCAGGAATGGCTGGCGCACCATCATCTGTCCGTGGGAAATTTGGTTCAACTGTGAATTCCCAGTTGATCAATAATACCAAACGCTCAGATGAAGTTTCCAACAATGGAACAAATGGTGTTGCAGGGGCATCTGCTGGGAAGGCATTATCTTCTGCTGAATTACTGGCAAGAATTCGAGGAAAGGAGGAAAAAGCTGTTGAAGCTGGAATTGAGCATCAGTTTGGGTTGGCTTCTGGTTCTAACAGAgcaaaatctttggatgttGGACCTTCTAGGTCGTCTCACAATTTAGGTGGAGTGCAACCTGAAGTACTGATTCGTCAGATCTGTACATTTATCCAACAAAGTGGAGGAAGTACAAGTTCTTCAAGCATAGTGCAGCATTTTAAGGATAGAATACCCTCAAATGATCTTCCCTTGTTTAAGAATCTTCTGAAGGAAATAGCCAAACTAGAGAAAACCCCAAACGGATCAGTTTGGGTTCTAAAGCCAGAGTTTCACCAGCAGTGA
- the LOC18766506 gene encoding ABC transporter I family member 19 isoform X2, with amino-acid sequence MVGGRDVVRVLNCSAFHDTHLVCSGDLAYLGGSWSKSVGSAGELPLQGDFSAEHMIFGVEGTDPVRRDKLIELLDINLQWRMHKVSDGQRRRVQICMGLLHPFKVLLLDEVTVDLDVVARLDLLDFFKEECEQRRATIVYATHIFDGLETWATHLAYIQDGELKRAEKLSEVNELKSSANLLSVVESWLRAETKHEKKRSTNPPAQTQKTSAFATSPFMSSRHMAYYR; translated from the exons ATGGTGGGAGGGAGAGATGTGGTGCGGGTTTTAAATTGTTCGGCTTTTCATGACACTCATTTGGTTTGCAGCGGCGATTTAGCTTACTTGGGAGGCTCGTGGAGTAAATCTGTTGGCTCTGCT GGAGAACTTCCATTGCAGGGAGATTTCTCAGCTGAACATATGATATTTGGAG TTGAAGGGACTGATCCAGTTAGGAGAGACAAGTTGATTGAGCTGCTTGATATAAACCTCCAGTGGCGAATGCATAAAGTATCTGATGGGCAACGACGTCGAGTCCAAATCTGCATGGGGCTTCTTCATCCTTTCAAG GTTCTCTTGCTTGATGAGGTAACGGTCGACTTGGATGTTGTTGCGAGACTGGACTTATTAGATTTCTTCAAGGAAGAATGTGAACAG AGAAGAGCGACAATTGTTTATGCAACCCATATTTTTGATGGGTTGGAGACATGGGCAACCCATCTGGCTTACATCCAAGATGGTGAGCTAAAGAGGGCTGAGAAGTTATCGGAGGTCAATGAGTTGAAGAGTTCGGCCAATCTGCTCTCTGTTGTTGAGTCCTGGCTTCGTgctgaaaccaagcatgagaAAAAGAGATCCACAAATCCTCCTGCCCAAACTCAAAAGACCTCTGCTTTTGCTACATCTCCATTTATGTCTTCAAGACACATGGCATATTACCGCTGA